Proteins from a genomic interval of Zingiber officinale cultivar Zhangliang chromosome 1B, Zo_v1.1, whole genome shotgun sequence:
- the LOC122054803 gene encoding chorismate synthase 1, chloroplastic-like, whose translation MASSESFVGLRRADGVCGIGLHQVSGLRRPFSSSAAQISICRRSYLPPKRLEVRAGGDKFGKHFEVSTYGESHGGGVGCVISGCPPRIPLSEEDLQFELDRRRPGQSRITTPRKETDTCRILSGIYDGMTTGTSICVFVPNTDQRGHDYSEMSMAYRPSHADATYDFKYGLRAVQGGGRSSARETIGRVAAGAIAKKILKMYAGTEILAYVSQVHKVVLPEGVVDNETVTLDQIESNIVRCPDQEYAQKMIEAIDDVRVKGDSVGGVVTCIARNVPRGLGCPVFDKLEADMAKAMLSLPATKGFEIGSGFAGTFLTGSEHNDEFYMDEHGNMRTRTNRSGGIQGGISNGETICIRIAFKPTSTIAKKQQTVTRDRHETELIARGRHDPCVVPRAVPMVEAMTALVLLDQLMAQTSQCGLFPANAALQQQIVQDPNRSLITP comes from the exons ATGGCGTCTTCGGAATCATTCGTCGGGTTGAGGAGAGCCGACGGCGTCTGCGGCATCGGCCTCCACCAAGTCTCTGGCCTTCGCCGTCCTTTCTCCTCCTCCGCTGCCCAAATTTCCATCTGCCGCCGGAGTTACCTTCCTCCCAAGAGGCTCG AGGTACGAGCTGGTGGAGATAAATTTGGAAAGCACTTTGAAGTTTCAACCTATGGTGAATCTCATGGAGGAGGTGTTGGTTGTGTTATTAGTGGATGCCCCCCAAGGATTCCTCTCTCCGAGGAGGATTTGCAATTTGAACTTGATAGAAG GAGGCCAGGTCAGAGCAGGATAACCACTCCAAGAAAAGAAACAGATACTTGTCGTATTCTCTCAGGAATATATGATG GAATGACCACTGGGACTTCTATCTGTGTATTTGTACCAAATACAGATCAAAGAGGACAT GACTATAGTGAAATGTCAATGGCATACAGGCCTTCTCATGCAGATGCAACATATGACTTCAAATATGGTTTGAGAGCAGTACAG GGAGGTGGTAGATCATCAGCAAGAGAAACTATTGGTAGAGTTGCTGCAGGAGCTATTGCAAAAAAGATTCTTAAGATGTATGCAGGAACAGAG ATTTTAGCATACGTTTCTCAAGTTCATAAAGTTGTGCTTCCTGAAGGTGTTGTTGATAATGAGACAGTGACCCTTGATCAA ATTGAGAGTAACATTGTCAGATGTCCAGATCAAGAATACGCTCAAAAGATGATTGAGGCGATCGATGATGTGAGAGTTAAGGGAGACTCTGTTGGAGGCGTAGTAACTTGCATTGCTCGAAATGTTCCAAGA GGGCTTGGATGTCCAGTGTTTGATAAATTGGAAGCTGATATGGCAAAAGCTATGTTGTCTCTCCCTGCAACTAAGGGATTTGAAATTGGCAGCGGTTTTGCAG GTACTTTCTTGACTGGAAGCGAGCATAATGATGAGTTCTACATGGATGAGCATGGCAATATGCGGACAAGAACGAATCGGTCTGGCGGCATACAG GGAGGTATATCCAATGGAGAAACCATTTGCATTAGAATAGCTTTTAAACCAACGTCTACTATCGCG AAAAAACAGCAAACAGTAACAAGAGATCGACATGAAACTGAACTCATCGCAAGAGGCCGTCATGACCCTTGTGTTGTCCCTCGAG CGGTTCCGATGGTGGAAGCGATGACAGCTTTGGTGCTGTTAGATCAACTGATGGCGCAAACATCGCAATGCGGATTGTTTCCTGCCAATGCTGCTCTTCAGCAACAAATTGTTCAAGATCCAAATAGATCTTTAATCACCCCCTAG